The following proteins come from a genomic window of Megalobrama amblycephala isolate DHTTF-2021 linkage group LG1, ASM1881202v1, whole genome shotgun sequence:
- the LOC125243621 gene encoding hydroperoxide isomerase ALOXE3-like, protein MPSSFQTVTELVKFVTMVIFTASAQHSAVNNGQFDFGGWMPNYPTALRKPPPKEKGQTTEDTILETLPDVSTTVNGTAVLRLLSKDSTDHYPLGHFPENLYDEDIPCKLIEEFQKDLRELSDLIEERNKKLELPYTYLNPKNVDNSVAI, encoded by the exons ATGCCATCATCTTTTCAGACCGTGACAGAGCTCGTCAAGTTTGTCACCATGGTGATCTTCACTGCATCAGCCCAACATTCCGCTGTAAACAATGGACAG TTTGACTTTGGCGGCTGGATGCCTAACTACCCCACTGCCCTCAGAAAGCCCCCTCCCAAGGAGAAAGGCCAGACCACTGAGGACACGATCCTGGAGACCCTTCCTGATGTGAGCACGACGGTGAATGGGACGGCTGTCCTGAGACTGCTGAGCAAGGATTCTACAGACCAT TACCCTCTGGGTCATTTCCCAGAAAATCTATATGATGAAGACATCCCCTGCAAGCTTATTGAAGAGTTTCAAAAGGATCTGAGGGAGTTGTCGGACCTCATCGAGGAGCGGAACAAGAAGTTGGAGCTTCCCTACACCTATCTGAACCCCAAAAATGTGGACAACAGTGTAGCCATTTGA